The DNA region GAGATTTTTATGGTAAGGGGACCCTTTGTTCTGTCTACACAGTCATTTTAACCTGAAAGACCTAAGAAATATTTAAGTGATCTAGTTCATCAGGCCACAACAGACTTTGGACCTAATCTAACTAAAACGGCTGCATTAGACGTAAAGGGTGATGAAATTTCTCTATCATGTGCTAATGGGGGAGACTGATGATAGATTTTAATTTTGAACGAATACTGGTTTTGTCTGTTTAAATGACATCAGTAGGATGGCCTCAGTGCCCACCATGAAGAGACCTGTTAATAAGTGTTATATCTGAACGAAAAGTAACTGGATAGTGACtactaggaattatttatggactatatatatatatgtatggggtcgctaaccccatgtccaactcTCCTCCGCTATCCGGGTTCGGGACCGGCGGCAACCCCATAGGGGCTCCAAGCGAAGTGGGTTGAACAATGCTGGTCGGTGtcttatgctccattgggagtaacaggagtaagtaatatatttttatttagacTAACTAACTATATTTTGTATAAACCATTCCGAAAGCCATTTTTGAAATTAGATACAGTTATAAGCCTTAAACACAAACATACTGCCATGAAAATGTGTGTCGTTTTCAGGTGAACCATATAAGATTTAACATCTGACACTTCTTAGCTCTGACTATCATCGCTATATATTTATCAATGTTACTAGGTTAACTACAGTAACCTCTTATGAAAAGTCTATAATATACCTAATAATGTTCCTAACTGTAGTTCCGTAATTAATATCTCAACCTATAAATTTTGTTACCAAGTTTCAACTATTATATTTCTCATCGACGTACATGTTAACCTAGCTTATACATTAGTAATATTATGTCATCTCTATCCCattaaattttataattatttgaatcgtCATTAAcattgtagtggcattgggccctaaccacacaattctcaaagctgaacacgagacaactgggaaaatagatattcaacatttaactcAAGGAAAAACCCAatgatggagaaggcgggaacaaAGAATTGAATTGAATCCAATCGGGTGACACGGATCAGCCTCGTGGGTGTGGTCATTCTCTATAActtatttctattcatattaaatatattgttctatctccagcctaaatgtgttctccACCGTATGTTGGTGGTTGTTACGATACGATAAGTCGGTATAGACAATGATATGATTTCCACGTAagatcatgacaaatctacaatttcaggattaggtctattattagagtggtactaataacgaagtagaccataaaTTTACAACATTTTCTGCTAAACCCATAGTGAAACGGCTattcagtgtttccaagttttaaACAGTGGTCTAATTTAGATAGGTTCATGGTTTTAATGggattaaaatgaaatataaaaaggTCTATCTGTTTCCTAAATTAATTAGGTTCATagaattcatttaaaataagatGGTTTATTAtatgaacaataataatgtaatgattatttataaGAATGATAGGAATATGGTCATTTTATTTCCCAAAGGTCctatcagtagctaagtggataacgcgatggcttCTGAAGCGagaggtactgggttcgaatcccggagtgaacatcaactctgggacgcaggtatatccagctgaccagtcccaaataggacgaaacgcgcttcctggtCACTTAGAAAGTttgtaacttaaggcaatatcgaggtagttTGCAAAGGATGCGTATATGCTaacaatagactgatcaattgcagtcctaaataacaatgggaagataggagtaaaacaacaccaagtgtatTCGTTAATAACTTTCTACttaatgcttaatttatttgaaaaaactATCAAGTCTAACCTTGGCATTGATAGTGACCACCTCTATGAATGTTAACCAGTCCGTTAGTAAATAATTCAGATgaaacattaaataataataatggtaatagtaataataattattattatcatgattattaatatttaaactttaataataataatatcgttTGATAAACCTGGGTCTAATTTTTGGACTTTGAATGAATACTTTTATGTTTTGCGGCGTTATAAAGTGTTTCACTGTAATTTgtggtttttggtgtggaattGGTAacacttgttgttgttgttgttgttgttgagttaACTGTAGTTGTTGAATTTGAAGTGGTGGTACTTGTGGTTTTACATTTATTTGACTCTGTGTTTGAGTTTGTTCAGCCGATGAACTAGGGAACGGAAATGTTGGTATTTCAGGTGAATTTTGCGGAGTTACTGGAGGTGGTTGTTGTGGACTTACTGCAGGTGGTTGTTGTGGACTTACTGCAGGTGGTTGTTGTGGGCTTACTTCAGGTGGTTGTTGTGGAGTTGCTGCAGGTGGTTGCTGCTGAGGTATTGTAGGTGGTAATAATGGGGCGATTGGAGATGGTTGTTGTGGAATTATCGGTTGTTGTGGTACTACTGGTTGCTGTGGTATCACTGGTTGTTGTGGTATCACTGGTTGTTGTGGTACTATTGGTTGTTGTGGTACTATTGGTTGTTGTGGTACTATTGGTTGTTGTGGTACTATTGGTTGTTGTGATATTATTGGTTGATGAGGTATCATACTAGGTCCCACAGCAAAATGACCACCATGTGGAAATCCAAATGAATGTTGAggttgtatatatgtatgtccACTAACACCATAAGAATGACTTACAATCGGTTGTGCTACAGGCACTGAAACTGGGATTTGTGCATATACTGGAACTGAAACTGGTACAGAAACTGTTGGCATTATACTTGTCCCATAGAGAAGTCTAGATTTGGAAGACGATTTATATTGAGACTGAACTGAATTATCcctttgttttctatttttattatattgatgaaagtaataataatgaataaggttattattattattattattatttttcttcttattattattttcactatCGAAATGTATGATAAcatcatcattattttcatgattataggaatcatcatcatcataattattataatatttcaCAGCCAAATTAGGCAATTCCGGTATAGTATATTCATCATCCATATCTAAACCATATTTCTTTAAACTTTTATCTTTTAATTCATATGATAAtgaatattctttattattCAATGGATTTTTTGCTTCTTGACTATTATATTTCGGTAAATTAGTTGGAATATAACCAGGTTTCCACATTATTGATGGTACATAATTAACTGGATAATTTGATACGAATAATCcattcatgaataaatagaatagacgaatataaataataataaacataatatttatttgtcaGGATTGTGCgttttttgttcttgttttgcgttttttttttaaatattttgctttcttttctctctctctctctctctgacacacacacacacagagagagaaaTAATCCCTGTAAAATCAGTGAATAGAATCAATGTaaacttattattcatttaatgattgttatttgtttatttatttaaacatataaacatggGTACAATGAGGCATTAAACCAATATATacgccatataaatcatttatcatTTGTTCTATTCTTAATATTCTATGTTAACATAGTTTATTGATATGTATATAAGAGAGATTGAGTGCAATTGTttaagagaaagaaagaaaaacaaaacaacaacaacaactcttcactaattcaatattatttattaggaaatcaatttacaaaaaaaaagaaagaaaaaaagaaaaaaaacaaaaggaaacaaacttttttcttttctctttctttctcttAAAAGTTTCCTCTATTCTttacaaatcaataaatgacGTATATAAAATGATGATATATTAATATTGATTATACTGACTATGTCAGTCATATGATGAGAGAATAATTTaagggtgtgtgtgtgtatgtgtgacaagtttctttattaaataaacatgatGTGAACAGAAGCTTTGCCAAACTACGAAAGTTATTTTTCAGAACGTTATTTCAGTTAATTTAAAGCTTGTAaattagtaatatttatttttgtctctAATCTATTCTATAGATTATAAGCATTTGTTTGGTGTATGATTCACTGCTATACCCTTTTTTTGTaccaaagctattgtaatttaaatataataatttgtactctattttctacGCTAATCCCCAGTTTtgaacataattgtattttcttaattattgtacgttgtggttgggtcagtcatctatttattcatgtatgttTTTACACTGATTTGAAATTGGGAACCAGATAGGGATTGAGAAtagatcgagtagtgttccagttggcTTGTCTTCTTTCGTGCTTGTCAGCCGATCAGATGATAGAATAGTTCTCTTCTCTCTAAcccacttcgaactcacgcgtactagcctcaaAGTTAAGCTGGTCAGTCTATCGCGTCGAGGTCTTGATCTAGATTAGGCAAGTTATCCTCAACACCAAAGGtgagtagacagatcaaggacgtaatAAAACAATGATTACTGTATACCAGTCCATCAAATCCCCCACACAATTCCTTGATCAGATTAAGAATAGTTAAATAAAAAACGACGAGCTaatgatatccttcgacgtaaTAGCTTAGCAAAGGAAACTCTATCCCTGCTTCTCACCAACGACATAACTCTCTCAAAGTACAGGAAACTTCAAAGTCAAAGTTTATTAGAACTCATTCATTATGCCTAACAACAAATTTTCAATTCAGTAActaaatctacgaacaaacgaaagggaTACTGATGGGATTATCAATATCAGGACTTATTGTAGAAGTAGTGAAACCTCTATCTTACCATTGATCGAGTCAAACGACAAACTATCATTCTTGAATGCATTAATCACTAGAACCGACACAGGTAAACTGGagactcaagtatataggaagcCGACCcacacagatcaaattctcaactataATAGCAACAATCTAAAAATGATGAATGCTCCAaggccaaaccatccagctcagagaacaaaactccaaaatcatctacctaagctacaaatctccaccaacTGTATACTGAAAGATATCATCTTGGGATTaatatgtttgatttgtttgtttttctttctaatcTAAAATTGATAATTTAAGAGATGGTTCTTAGTGAAATTCGAATTCGAAAACTGAAAAAGTTGTAGTGTTGGATGTGGTATTATCACATTCTGTTAATATAATTCAAAAGGAATTGAATCTATCCGATATTACAGAGATAACGAATATCAAGTTCGACTATCCTCTTTCGGATACAGACCTCGAAAAATCAACTTCTTGAtgcaatgaaataataatactttaGAGATAATCGACACTTTTATATTTCCCTAAACAATTTATgagaataaattcatttaatattaatagtatggggttgtggagattattgggtttttgattgagatcgtgaaccgattgatgttagatcaccattagaaacctgggagcactgggcTGCCGTTTAGTcatagtatggggctcctcagtagtgcgtatcaaCGATcttgcctcgcgagattcgaacccaggaccttaggtctcgcgcgagaacgcctaaccttcagaccactgagccggtatccaacggtgttaatgtctaaccttaaccaatccacgaaatctcgcgaccatcttccattgtactaagGTAGATACCAGTCTCTACCCATAGGGATTAGCtccttacttacctacttacttacgcctgttactcccaacggagcacaggccgccgaccagcattctccaactcactctgtcctgggccttcttttctagttccattcaattcttgtttatttttctcatgtccatctccatttcccggcgtaatgtattcttcggtcttcctcttttcctttggccttgaggattccatgtgagggcttgtcttgtgacgcagttgggtgctttcctcaatgtgtgtcctatccacttccagcgcttcttcctgatttcttcctcctctgggatctgatttattctctcccatagtaggttgttgctgatagtgtctgataAACGGATTcgaaatattttgcgtagacaactgttaagaaacacttgtatcttcaggtttccgccccatacagtagaactgttttgacatttgtattgaaaattcttactttggtgttagttgacagacaattgttttgagttccagatgtttctctattgtaaatatgctgctcttgctttactgatccgcgccttcacatctgcatcagatccaccatgttcatcaatgatgctgcccaaatatatAAACGTTTTCCCattttccaaatcttctccgtcaattgtgattggattggtgcatgctttgttgtatcgaagaatcttgcttttccctttgtgtatattgagacctattgctgctgaggctgctgccacactgtttgtcttctcctgcatttgttgttgcgtgtgtgatagaaggcccagatcatctgcgaagtctagatcgtccaactgcatcttagatgtccactgtattccgtgttgcccttcagacgttgacgtcttcatgatccagtcgatcaccaggagaaagagaaagggtgagagtaagcaaccttgcctaacactggtctttacttcgaacgagtttgtcaactgtcctccatgcacgatttcgcagtgtaatccatcatatgagttctgtatgatattgactatcttctgaggtacgccgtagtgtcgaagaagtttccatagtgttgttctgtccacgctatcaaatgccttttcgtagtcaatgaagttgatgtagagtgatgaattccattcaattgattgttccacaatgatccgtagagttgcgatttggtctgtacacgatcgatccttacggaatcctgcctattggtctcgaagttgggcgtctacggagtccttcattctgtttaacaataccctgttgaagacttttcccggtattgagagaagagtaatgcccctgtagttatcacacttgctgagatcgcccttctttgatattttgaccagaagtctttctttccagtcttttggtacttcttcctcatcccaaatctgattgaagagaatgtggagtatccttgcagttgccgctacgtctgcttttagtgcctctgctggaatgttgtttggtcctgctgctttgccactcttgatttgtctgatggccatgctgatttcttcaactgttggtgggccaacattgattgggaggtccctGGGTGCTGagtcgatgttgggtgggtttagtggagctggtcgattcaagagttctttgaagtgttctacccacctgttttgttgctcttcaatgttggtgattacctcgccttccttgcttttcactggtcgttctggtttgcggcgatttccagagagtttctttgtcgtgtcatacagttgtctcatgtttccttctcttgcagccttttccgctgtcattgctaaatcttccacatatttactgatgctcctcttcacttgcttgcttacttctgtgtattcagcttgtgtcttggctttttctgctcttgttcggccgGTATTGATTGATACCTTCTTGTTcctcttttcttgaatcttatccagtgtgtcaacagtgatccattctttgtgatggtgcttctcgtggcccagaacctcatggcatgttgaagtgattgcctctttgatccccttccagtcgccctccatagtagttccttctccattgagtagatcatgaaaggcctagaacttattgctgaggattatcttgaatttgttgagtttgtcaatatCACGAAGAAAGGCTGTAtcgaacttttgtgatattgtccgccccgttgtccagtacttctcgagtttcaatttcatcttggcgaccagcaagtgatgatctgatgctatatcagctcctctcttggttctcacgtcctctatagtcctcctgaactttttgttgatgcagatatggtcgatttggttttgtgtaatgtgatccggtgaagttcatgtgattttgtgaatgcgtttatgtgggaatatagtgccgcctatgaccagtttattgaaggcatataggtttgcaaatctctcagtattttctttcctttctcccagtccgtgtcgtcccatgatgtcttcatatccggtgttgtctattgcGACTTTGacatttaaatctcccatcagaatggtcaggtcttttgttgggcacttcttgacaattgactgcagcctattgtagaattgatgtTTAGCgccttcattgtagtcgttggtaggcgcatagcattggatgacaatcattgaaatgccctctttctttgttttgaaggaggctttgatgatccctggtccatgagattcccatcctataagtgcattttgtgcttgtctggacagcatcaatgcatctccttgtgtatgtggtgcattttcttc from Schistosoma haematobium chromosome ZW, whole genome shotgun sequence includes:
- a CDS encoding hypothetical protein (EggNog:ENOG4113AVB~COG:S); translated protein: MFIIIYIRLFYLFMNGLFVSNYPVNYVPSIMWKPGYIPTNLPKYNSQEAKNPLNNKEYSLSYELKDKSLKKYGLDMDDEYTIPELPNLAVKYYNNYDDDDSYNHENNDDVIIHFDSENNNKKKNNNNNNNNLIHYYYFHQYNKNRKQRDNSVQSQYKSSSKSRLLYGTSIMPTVSVPVSVPVYAQIPVSVPVAQPIVSHSYGVSGHTYIQPQHSFGFPHGGHFAVGPSMIPHQPIISQQPIVPQQPIVPQQPIVPQQPIVPQQPVIPQQPVIPQQPVVPQQPIIPQQPSPIAPLLPPTIPQQQPPAATPQQPPEVSPQQPPAVSPQQPPAVSPQQPPPVTPQNSPEIPTFPFPSSSAEQTQTQSQINVKPQVPPLQIQQLQLTQQQQQQQQVLPIPHQKPQITVKHFITPQNIKVFIQSPKIRPRFIKRYYYY